The Fusobacterium necrophorum subsp. necrophorum genome includes the window AAAAATCAAAAAATTGCAAGAGAGGTTTCCGGAATTGAAAACTTATAAAGTCGATGTAAAAGATAAACTTGCTCTTAAAAGGGCAGTAGAGGATTTTGCCAAAGAAGATTTGGATATGATGATAGCAGGAGCAGGAGTATACTATGGAAATCTTTCCAAAGAATTGGATCAAGAAGGATGCATCCATAGTTTGGATACTAATTTAGCGGGGGTTCTACATGCTTTTGAAATTGCCAGAGATATTATGCTCCCGAAAAAACAGGGACATTTAGTGGCCATTTCTTCTATAGCCGGTTTATTGGAGTATCGGGATGCTTCTGTTTACAGTAAATCAAAACGGGCAGTAAACTATCTTTGTGAAGCCTATCGAGAAGCATTGCGAGGCACGGGAATATATGTTACCAATATTCTTCCGGGCTATATTGCAACACAGAGATTATACGATGTCAATGGAGAGACGATGAGAAAGAAACCTTTTTTACTTTCAGAAGAGGAGGCTGTGAATATTTCCATGCAGGCGATTACAGAAAAACGAGAGAGAATCATTTTTCCGAGAAGAATGAAAATTGCAGTTTCCATTCTTTCGAAATTTCCTAAAAGTGTTATAAATTTTCTATTTTTATTGACAGAAAAAAGGAAAGCCATGTAAAGCTTTCCTTTTTTCGCGCATATTTTAGGCTATATGATTTTTTATTCTTTTATTTTGCAATGATAAGTAACATTTTAAATGGGGTCACGGCTTCCACTGCATGAGAAATATTTCCGGGAAGAATGATATTTTCTCCTGTTCTTATCAAATGTTCTTTCCCGTCAATCCAAAATTTTGCTTCTCCTTCCAACATAGTCACAAGAGCATCGCCCGGAGCTTTGTGAGCAGATAAATTTTCCCCTTGATCAAAGGACATCAATGTCATGACCATAGAAGGATTCATGACTAAATTTTTACTCATAATTTGTCCTTTTCCATATGAAATTTCATCTTTTAGGGCAAAAGAAGCAGCCCTTGTAAGATGTTGAATCGTTTTTATTTCTGACATAAAAGTACCTCCTCTATGATATTCTATTTCTAAAAAAATGCTGTCCTCCTTTGCATGAACGGAGTAAAAAGAATGTTCAGGGACAGATAAGAAGAAAGCTTTTTTCATGACCATACTTTTTTCTGTAAATTGCAAATAGGCGTTTCCTTGTATCAATATAAAAAATCTGGGCTTAGGCATGGTTTCTGCCGAAATTACCTCCCCTTTTCCCATAGATAACAAAGTAATTCTTCCCAGAGCAGATTCCAACAGAATCATACTGGAAACTTGAAAAGGATAAACTGCAATTTGATTTTGGAATAAAAATACTTCCGCTTTTTTTATTTTTTTGATTTCTTTCATAGCTCTCTTCCTCCTTCTATATTTTTATTATACAAGTACGGAAGAAAAAAATCGGTAACCTTGGTTACAAAAAAGAAAAAAGCTACACCTAAGAGAGATGTAGCTCCTAGATTATTTATTGCACAGCCTTCTTTAATTCTTCCACTTTATTACATCTTTCCCATGGAACATCAATATCCGTTCGTCCAATATGTCCAAAAGCTGCTAAGTCTTGGTATAAAAAAGTGCCACTTCGAAGCTCCAAGGCTTTTTCAATTCCTCTTGGTGTCAAGTCAAAGATTTTTTTCACAGCTTCTTCCAATTTTTCTTCCGCTACTTTTGCTGTTCCAAAGGTATCGATTTTAATAGAAGTCGGCTCAGCTACTCCAATGGCATAGGACAATTGAATTTCACATTTTTCTGCGAAGCCAGCCGCTACAATATTTTTAGCAACCCATCTGGCTGCATAAGCGGCGGAACGATCCACTTTGGAAGGATCCTTTCCGGAGAAAGCTCCTCCTCCATGTCTGAAATATCCTCCATAGGTATCTACAATAATTTTTCTTCCGGTCAATCCGGTGTCTCCATGAGGACCTCCAATGACAAAACGACCTGTCGGATTGATATGGTAAGTAATTCCGTCTTTGGATAAGTGATATTGTTCTAAGACCGGTTCAATCACTTTTTCAATGACAGTCTTGCGAATTTCTTCATGACCGATTTCCGGATTGTGTTGTACGGAAACAACGACGGTTTCCACATGATCAATATTTCCTTCCTCGTCATAGGCAAGAGTCACTTGTGATTTTGCATCAGGTCTTGCCCAAGCGATTTCTTTAGAACGAGTCAGTTTTGTCAATAATACTAAAATTTCACGGGCTAGAACAATTGCCAGCGGCATGAGTTCGGGAGTTTCTTTGACCGCCCCTCCAAACATAATTCCTTGGTCTCCGGCTCCTCCAATATCCACTCCCCTAGCAATGTCAGGAGATTGAGCATGAATGGCACTTAGGACTCCACAGTTTGCATCAAAGCCCATTCCATCTCGGTATCCGATTTCTTCAATTTTTTTTCTTACAATATCTTGAACATCAATATAGGTTGTGGTTGTAATTTCTCCTCCTACAATGACCTGCCCTGTGGTACAAAACACCTCACAGGCAACCCTTGCATTCGGATCTTCAGCAAGGCAGGCATCCAATATCGCATCCGAAATTTGATCGGATACTTTGTCCGGATGTCCCGGAGACACAAATTCAGAAGTAAAATAGTTAAATTTTTTCATAATCCTCACTCTCTTTCTTTATTCATACATCATAAATAAAAATCCCCATCCGTGATGGACAGGGATACACATTTTCCTTTATCTCTTCCATCTGACAGGAGTTAGCACCACACTTTTCCAGTAGGTTGCTGAGATATCTTAGGGCCTGTCCCTCAATCTCTCTTGATGGTATTTAACAAAAACATTATAATACACTTTTATAAATTTGTCAACAAGCAAGACAGGTACTCTCGTAATTCCTGTTGAATTTCTTCATGACGCAATCCGTATTCGATATTTGCTTTGAGAAGTCCAAATTTATCTCCAATATCATAACGTTTTCCGGAAAAAGAATAGGCTAATACTTTTTCTCCCGCCTGTATCATAGATAAAATAGAGTCTGTTAATTGAATTTCTCCATTTTTTCCGGGTTTTGCTTTTTCCAGATATTGGAAAATTTTACCGGATAGGCAGTAACGTCCCAAACTTGCTAAGGTAGAAGGAGCTTCTTCCAAAGTAGGTTTTTCAATGAAATTTTTGATTTCACAGCTTGTACTGTCATAATACTCTCCGGCTTTCACAATTCCATATTTGGAAACATCTTCTTTCGCAACAGCTTGACAACCGACAACACTGCTTCCATACTTTTCATAGCAATCAATTAATTGCTTTGAAACAGGATATTGCGGATTATAAATAATATCGTCTCCTAAGGCAATGATGAAAGGTTCTTCTTCCTGAATAAAAGGTTTTGCTTTTAAAATGGCATGCCCCAAGCCCTTTGGAAAATTTTGACGCACATAGAAAATATTAGCCATATCGGAAATGTGGCTTATCTTTTCCAATAAATCCGTCTTTCCATCTTTTTTTAAAGTATTTTCCAATTCATAAGAAAAATCGAAATGATCTTCGATGGAATTTTTATTTCTTCCCGTTACAATAATAATATCTTGAATTCCAGAGGCAACCAACTCTTCTACAATATATTGAAGAGAAGGTTTATCTACTATGGTTAACATTTCTTTTGGCTGAGCTTTGGTAGCAGGAAGAACCCGAGTTCCCAATCCTGCCGCCGGGATAACAGCCTTCGTAATTTTTTTCATACTATCCTCCTAGAGTTTGGAATGTTTCTTATTCTACTTCCGTTCCGGTAGCTGTATTTTTGGGAACTTGAATTACTTGGCAAATTCCTTGCTCATCTTCTGTTGTCAACAACATACCTTGTGAAATTTCTCCTCTCATTTTTCGAGGTTTTAAATTGGTTACCGCTAAAATTTTAGCCCCTTTCAGTTCTTGAGCATTTGGATAATATTCTGCAATGGCAGATAAAATTTGTCGTACATGATCTCCTACAGATACTTTGAATTTCAATAATTTGTCGGCACCTTTTACTTTAGAAACTTCTAAAATTTCCACCACTTGAATTTTTGTTTTCTTAAAACAGTCTATGTCAATCGGATTTTCTATGATCAAATCCGGATTTACTTGCATAGGATCCACCTTACTTTTCTCCTCTTCTACCAATTCAATTCTTGGGAAGATAGGGGTTGCCTTCCCTAAGGCGTGACCTATCGGGAAAATACTTTCAAATATTGAAACATCACGGCGAAGAGGCTGTAATTGAGCTTTTTCTATGTCCTCGCTAATTCCAAGCTGATTCCAAATTTCTTGAGCCGCTTCCGGAATGAATGGAGAAACCAGAGTTGCAATTTTATATAAGCTTTCTACTAAGGTATTCATAACGGTTGCCAGTCTTTTTTGTTGTGTTTCCTCTTTTGCCAAGGCCCATGGCATGGTTTCATCAATGTATTTATTCATACGGGAAATAAATTTCCAAATCACTTCTAAGGCTTTGGAATATTCATAGTAGTACATATGTGTTTCCACTTGGCTTAGAGTATCTTCCCATAGTTTGTAAACTCCTGCTTCCGTTTCTTGGATTTCTTCGGAAGAGACAATCTTTCCTTGGAAATATTTATGATACATCCCTAGAGTTCGATTTAATAAATTTCCTAAATCGTTTGCCAAATCGGAATTGATTCTTCCAATAATTCCTTTGGTGGAGTAATCTCCATCGCTTCCAAAATTTGCTTCT containing:
- a CDS encoding SDR family NAD(P)-dependent oxidoreductase, whose protein sequence is MKIFITGGSSGIGLGLAKKYLEQKHEVAVCGRSEEKIKKLQERFPELKTYKVDVKDKLALKRAVEDFAKEDLDMMIAGAGVYYGNLSKELDQEGCIHSLDTNLAGVLHAFEIARDIMLPKKQGHLVAISSIAGLLEYRDASVYSKSKRAVNYLCEAYREALRGTGIYVTNILPGYIATQRLYDVNGETMRKKPFLLSEEEAVNISMQAITEKRERIIFPRRMKIAVSILSKFPKSVINFLFLLTEKRKAM
- a CDS encoding cupin domain-containing protein, with the protein product MKEIKKIKKAEVFLFQNQIAVYPFQVSSMILLESALGRITLLSMGKGEVISAETMPKPRFFILIQGNAYLQFTEKSMVMKKAFFLSVPEHSFYSVHAKEDSIFLEIEYHRGGTFMSEIKTIQHLTRAASFALKDEISYGKGQIMSKNLVMNPSMVMTLMSFDQGENLSAHKAPGDALVTMLEGEAKFWIDGKEHLIRTGENIILPGNISHAVEAVTPFKMLLIIAK
- the metK gene encoding methionine adenosyltransferase, yielding MKKFNYFTSEFVSPGHPDKVSDQISDAILDACLAEDPNARVACEVFCTTGQVIVGGEITTTTYIDVQDIVRKKIEEIGYRDGMGFDANCGVLSAIHAQSPDIARGVDIGGAGDQGIMFGGAVKETPELMPLAIVLAREILVLLTKLTRSKEIAWARPDAKSQVTLAYDEEGNIDHVETVVVSVQHNPEIGHEEIRKTVIEKVIEPVLEQYHLSKDGITYHINPTGRFVIGGPHGDTGLTGRKIIVDTYGGYFRHGGGAFSGKDPSKVDRSAAYAARWVAKNIVAAGFAEKCEIQLSYAIGVAEPTSIKIDTFGTAKVAEEKLEEAVKKIFDLTPRGIEKALELRSGTFLYQDLAAFGHIGRTDIDVPWERCNKVEELKKAVQ
- the galU gene encoding UTP--glucose-1-phosphate uridylyltransferase GalU, whose translation is MKKITKAVIPAAGLGTRVLPATKAQPKEMLTIVDKPSLQYIVEELVASGIQDIIIVTGRNKNSIEDHFDFSYELENTLKKDGKTDLLEKISHISDMANIFYVRQNFPKGLGHAILKAKPFIQEEEPFIIALGDDIIYNPQYPVSKQLIDCYEKYGSSVVGCQAVAKEDVSKYGIVKAGEYYDSTSCEIKNFIEKPTLEEAPSTLASLGRYCLSGKIFQYLEKAKPGKNGEIQLTDSILSMIQAGEKVLAYSFSGKRYDIGDKFGLLKANIEYGLRHEEIQQELREYLSCLLTNL